Proteins from a single region of Sinorhizobium alkalisoli:
- a CDS encoding Spy/CpxP family protein refolding chaperone, which yields MENEDKIQSSPAAREAISKGWGRRAAIGGLAAVAVVGAVGYAAARSDDFGFGMARFGGHMMHAHMGGGFMEHRIGSVLDELDATPEQEDKLWDIIDKARAEIRPTIRDFRETREEVIDLLGASTLDRAAAEKLRSERVAAIDEASRKMTTALLDAAEVLTPEQRAKLAEHLKERRGRGRW from the coding sequence ATGGAAAACGAGGACAAGATCCAGTCGAGCCCGGCGGCGCGCGAAGCGATTTCGAAAGGATGGGGACGGCGCGCCGCGATTGGCGGACTTGCCGCCGTCGCTGTCGTCGGCGCGGTTGGCTACGCCGCTGCGCGCAGCGACGATTTCGGCTTCGGCATGGCCCGGTTCGGCGGCCATATGATGCATGCGCATATGGGAGGTGGCTTCATGGAACACCGGATCGGCTCCGTGCTTGACGAACTCGATGCGACGCCCGAGCAGGAGGACAAGCTTTGGGACATCATCGACAAGGCTCGGGCCGAAATCAGGCCGACCATCCGGGACTTCCGCGAGACCCGCGAAGAGGTAATCGATCTTCTCGGCGCGTCGACCCTCGACCGCGCTGCCGCCGAGAAGCTGCGCAGCGAGCGCGTCGCGGCCATCGACGAAGCCTCCCGCAAGATGACGACTGCGCTCCTCGATGCTGCTGAGGTGTTGACACCGGAGCAGCGCGCCAAACTCGCCGAGCATTTGAAGGAGCGCAGGGGCCGCGGCCGGTGGTAA